Sequence from the Balaenoptera acutorostrata chromosome 4, mBalAcu1.1, whole genome shotgun sequence genome:
TCCTTAGAGAAAAACCACGAAAATTgtttccagaagaaaaagaatcagtAATGTGGGTAGGAAAAAGTACAGATACCTGAAAGACTTGATTGCCAtgctaaaaaagtttttttttcttcttcttcaggagTCATATTTCAAGTCACCATTCCTTATGGTGCCCTTTGTCATCTTTTGATGGCTTCTCTCTGGCTCCTTCTATTATAGTCCTTCACCATCCCCTTTCCCAGCCCTTCCAGCTCACATCTCCCAGATAGCATACCACATGGAGCTCCGAGAATACAATACTCTTCCTCTGACTTCCATGCCTTTTCCATTTGCaacctctctttttttgtttcctaaattttatttaagaattcATACAAAATACTCCAGATAACTGAGTTTCaatcctcatcttcctcctcttcttcatctTGATTAATCTGGAAGTAACGTAATTCGTAACTTTCTTTGCTGTTAGCAACTACGCGTAACCAATCACGGAGATTattcttcttcaaatattttttggtgAGATATTTCAAATGCCTTTTGGAAAAAGGCACCTCGGAAGTTACAGTGATCTTGCTTTTGCTTCTTTCGATTGTTACAACACCTCCTCCGAGATTCCCAGCTTTTCCATTCACTTTGATTCTTTCCTGAAGAAACTGCTCAAAATTGGCCGCATTCATGATTCCATCTTCTACAGGATGGGTACAGTCAAGAGTAAACTTCAGGACCTGCTTCTTGTTTTTGCCCCCCTTCACCACAAGCTTTTTCACTGGCGCCATCGCCGCAGTGGAGGCAGAAAAGTGCAACCTCTCTTTTAAATACCCATAAAGTCCTACTCTTCTTTCAAGTCTCAGTCCAATAATCACTTCCTCTGAGCTGTGATTCTTGATTCCCCTAGCCTAGGACATCTTCTATAATTTTCCACTTTCGTGTTCCCTCTGAAACTGTACAGCTTCTAATATGTCACTTTCAAATTAACATGTATAATCTGTTTGCACGACAGAACTGATGTAGATGTTGAGAGTAAGGTCTGCCTGAGATGGTGCATTTAAAAGGATCAGTTCCAGGTGATTTAATGAAGGAATGATTGAGAGGTGTTGAAATAATTAGGAACCAACCAGGAAAGCACCTATAGGTTGGTGATGGTAGGAAGCCATTGCCACCTCTAGACCTGAAAGGCAAGAAGAACCGTGTTACTGGAACTTGGTCAGTGCTATgtctgaggaagaaaaacaggcAGAGAGGATCTGCAGCTGTAGGGAGGGGAATCCTGTTACTTCCTAAACTGTGCCCTGACAGGATGAAGGGGGTAAAATAAATACTCCAAATTCTCTCTTCTCTATCTTAATGCTGGTACATCCATTGGCTGAATTCAACCAGAAGGAGGAGGGCAAGAGAGCCTAGTAATGTGGTGAGTAGAGATCAGCTTCTCGGCAAAGAAGCAGGGCAGGAAAGAGTGAAACAGAGAATAACCTGCAGAGTCCAGTTGTTCTTTTTGTGTTCCCAGCTCCTGGTATAAATCCTTACATATAGCAGATaacagaagaataaatgaatgactctcCACAAATCTCCTATATTCCTGggtctcttcattcatttttcttaatgaatacaataaatgtaatataaatgtGGAACTAGATGTGATTTACTTTGTAAACCTTTTGCAATGTtttcaagtaaataaatacattcacaaaTTAGGAGAAAAATTTTTATCCAATTGTGTGTTCTCAAATTAGATTTGGAAATTATCAGCATCATACTCATCAGGAAACTTATTCAGCTTTGCCCTTTACCTGGATATCCAATTAATTCTTCCAGCACCCCAGTGAAGTTGGTATTCTCATCCCCTTTTTCAGATAAGGAACTGAGTGTTAAAGGTATTTGAGAATGATCAGACAATGCTTTCCTCTTCGACTCTCTAGCTGCacgaaaacaaaacagaaaaattacatGAATGCTTAAATATTAAGGGCATTTCTATaagaagttaaacataaaatcagtGAATCAGAAGTACTTCTCTCACCATTAAGATATGCGGAGAGAAACTGAAATATTGCTACTTCTGTAGTTTTCAAGTGACCATGAAAATATGTCTTAAGAAAAAATAGTGGCTAAAagcatgaatatattttattttaattgaaatctgTTTTCAGGGACATATGCACAGATGCTTGCTTACTTTTAAGTGGTAAATGcgtaaaagcaggaaaaaatgaaGGGAACAGAGATTGAGAATCATAATGATAAATGCGgatgaaaataatggaaaatatgaaagctGTGTAATATTTTTCCAATCTAGAtgatttttgaaatttctttggAAGGGTATTTTGAACATTCTGAATGCAAACTATGACAATTACTATGCTATTGCCTTTCTTTATCAAAATATCCTTTCATAAGAAAATAGtgcccaatttttattttaaaaaggtattttctTAGATATGTTATTCCTATATTATTCTTAATGCAAAATATGTAATATTAACACATAAACTtctaatacatatttaaatatatcttgcaaTTAAGTGCTACTTGGCATGTAGAAAGAGCTAACATTTTATTCACTAACTCTAATGCTTGTGATAACTCTGTAGCAATGAACACCATTAAGGTCTAAACTGTAGTCTCAAAAAACCCTGTcctactaaaaggaaccagggtcCTTTAGAGAAATGACTAAGTTCAGGCCTATGGtaggaaatatacaaaataagcCTGGGTCATCTTGCTGTTCCAAAAAGCAGTGTATTATCAACGAATATTGGAGTCATCTCAAAAAGTTAGAGTAGCCGATTACTGGagcattgaaaaagaagaatgatgaTAATACATTGAAACAAGATAAATTTAaccctacaaatcaataaggtGTTGACACTTATCCAATAAACAAATGTCTAGAATGAAAGAACATACAACttccaaacaggaaataaaaagtgaGATTACAAACATTACAATATGTTCAGTctccacagtaatcagagaatataaattaaaaacattaagacACCATTTTCTTCTCCATTAGATTGGCAAATCTTTAAAAGTTTCAGTATATTAAATACTGACAAAAGAGCCAAAAACCAGGAGATGTTGGAAGCTAAAAGGGTAAATCTTTTCTTGACTGGGCAATTTGGCAGTgacaattaatattttaaatgtatatacacTCTGGACCAACAATTCTGCTTTCCTGTATCTACCTTAAAGAAAGACTTGCACATACTTTTAAAGAGACATTTACAATGTTGCTGACTGGctactctatttttaattgtgaAGAAGTTACACAAATTATATCAACAGGggaattaaatatatatgaatcaGTTCAAAAGAATAacttggagggcttccctggtggcacagtggttaagaatccacctgccaatgcaggggacgggacacgggttcaagccctagtctgggaagatcccatatgccacagagcaactaagcctgtacgccacaactactgagcctgtgctctagagcccgtgagccgcaactactgaagcccgcacgcctagagcccgtgctccgcaacaagagaagccaccgcaatgagacgcccacgcactgcaacgaagagtagcccccactcaacacaagtagagaaagcccatgcgcagcaacaaagacccaatgcagccaaaagtaaataaataaataaataaatgtatttaaaaaaaaaaaaaaagaataacttggAGATACCTTCAAGCtatgttttaaagttaaaaaaagccACAGTGAAAAACATACAGTATGAtgttatgtacatttaaaaacccacaaaattatttaattccatatgtgatataatatatgtatatgtatattatatatacatatataactgcacaGGAAATAGGTCTGCAAAGATATGCATCAAACTGATAGCACTGGTTACCTTGGGGGGAGGAGCATCATGTTAGAGGGAAATAGAATAGACTTTtgctttatctgtatttttatagtataaacacaataaaatatttaagtattctttatttcataattttttgaaTGTTAAGAAAATTATCTTCCaatgattctctaaggagggcaTTTAAGGCCCCACTCTGTGAATGAGGAAAGAGGGCTCAGAAATAATGGCTGACATGCGCAAAGCTAAACAATAGTAGAGGTGAAAATTAATTCAGGCTGATCTTAGGGCTTCCAGGCAAAATCTTTTTTTAGATCACAAGTAAAAATGATATTGTATTTTGCACTGGTCAAAACTTCTGTAGAGAGATATTTAGGTTGGAGACAGATTTGGGAGCAGTAAGTATTTGCCTACTGAAACCATGGAAATATATTGAGGAGATTGTGGGTAAGAAGAAGGGCAGGCCCAGAATAGAATCCTGAGAAATGGCAACCTTCAGTGGATGAACACAGTTAAGGAACCCTATAAGAAAGTCAAAGAAGCAATTGCTACATAATCAGAAGGAGAGGGTGAAGTCAAGAATTCAAGCACAAAGAGCACTTCTAGGAGGAGGAAGTGGTCAACAGTGGCAAAGGTTGCAAAGAGGTCAAGTACGAGGGCTTTGACGTGTCATTTGGATTTGGTAACAAGGTCATTCGGTGACTTGGTCAAGAGTCTTGGTGTATAGGAGAGGCAGAAACCAGAATGCAGAGGGATGAAGCATGAGGAAGATAGGAGGATTTAACAGTATGGAAggtcctcaaaaatttaaacagaataatcacatgatccagcaattttactgctgggtatatactcaaaagaattgaaagcagagactcagaTATTTGTAcgctcatgttcatagcagcattattcacagcagccaaaaggTGGAGCAACACAAGTATCCAttaaaggatgaatggataaataaaatatggtatatacatataatggaatataaacaaactatggtatatacatataatggaagaaaattctgacacatgctgtaaCTTGAATGAACTTAAGTGAAATAAACAGCCACAAGGACAAGTGTTCCATGAGGTACCTGGACTAGtcagttcatagagacagaaagtagaatggtggttgccagggaatgGGAGACAGAAGGAGGAACTGGGATTTATTGTTCAATGAGTGCAGAGTTCCAATTTGGGAGGATGAAAAAagatctggagatggatggtggtgatggttgtacaacagtgtgCAAATGCTTAATTCCTCTGGACTGTATGCTTCAAAAATGACAATAATggtcaatttattttatatatattctaacacacacacaaacacatacacacacacagaggctagGAGGAACTGAAGGAAGTCAATGGTGACAACTTTCTCAAAAAGGAAAGTAATAGGGCAGTTTAGTCAGAGGagatttttttaagatggagGAACCTTGAGCATATTCACCAGCCTGGAAAGGATTATTAGAGAAACAGAGATACACATCCACCACCCGGTAAAAGGGACAAAAATACTGAGCTAGCCCATTAAAATCATCCACAGATATTGAACACTATGCTTCCAGGAGTGAACCTGGGTCTCTGGGGAACTGATGGGCTTAATGTTTTATGATAATACTCATATACAGTAATATTTAACGTTTCTTAAAAAACACATAGAATCTAAGCAGTGTTAATCACATCAATAATAACTTTTTCTTCAAAAGTTTTTCTACAGGTATCTCACTAGAGAATTCAAATCAGATTTTATATTGGTGACTCTATGGAggggtttttgtttg
This genomic interval carries:
- the LOC103016832 gene encoding 60S ribosomal protein L22-like, which produces MAPVKKLVVKGGKNKKQVLKFTLDCTHPVEDGIMNAANFEQFLQERIKVNGKAGNLGGGVVTIERSKSKITVTSEVPFSKRHLKYLTKKYLKKNNLRDWLRVVANSKESYELRYFQINQDEEEEEDED